The sequence tagtatttaattttaaatttgttagcAAAATGGAAAATAGGAGGTTAGAGTTAAAGCTAAAGAGTCCAAAATAGGGGGTTAAACGTGGCATTCAACAAAGCATTCCAAGTTTAGATCATTCGCTACGCTACTCGTCCTTTCTTACTGCCCATTTTTCTCAGCTGTATGTATAGcattagtattagtattaggGCTACCCCCACACCCTTACTCACATCTTCTTCTCCTATTTAGcaacaaagtttttttttttttttcagattaaCCAAAATCTCTTTCTCCTCATGAGATGGTGGGTCTCAGTGTAGTACTCGAAGGTTACAATAATAAAGATGTTAATACAATAAATGCTTCTTCTACTTGGCAAATTCTTAACAAAGCTAGTATGGTATTGATGAAACCCACTTCTCCTTTTTCCAGCCCAAAATCTCCCGCACCTTCTGGATTTCTCGATTCCTGTTTCCTTTGTAAACAGAAACTCTTACCTGGAAAAGACATCTACATGTACAAGTAAGTTAAccgctctctctct comes from Solanum pennellii chromosome 1, SPENNV200 and encodes:
- the LOC107028703 gene encoding FCS-Like Zinc finger 15, translated to MVGLSVVLEGYNNKDVNTINASSTWQILNKASMVLMKPTSPFSSPKSPAPSGFLDSCFLCKQKLLPGKDIYMYKGEWAFCSVECRCKQIFMDEEESIKTKSKASIKSCTSSSSSSSSSSSSSRSRKTAARNRPNGFAY